Proteins encoded together in one Dysgonomonadaceae bacterium PH5-43 window:
- a CDS encoding putative permease (product_source=COG0679; cog=COG0679; ko=KO:K24180; pfam=PF03547; superfamily=82861; transmembrane_helix_parts=Inside_1_4,TMhelix_5_27,Outside_28_68,TMhelix_69_91,Inside_92_103,TMhelix_104_121,Outside_122_125,TMhelix_126_148,Inside_149_167,TMhelix_168_190,Outside_191_228,TMhelix_229_251,Inside_252_257,TMhelix_258_277,Outside_278_286,TMhelix_287_309,Inside_310_315), which translates to MDNFLFSLNVVAPLFVLMATGYIARLIGFVTYDFLGQLNRFVFKFCLPIMLFQDIRSSYTGDFSNTRLIFASLIGVSVVILISFLIIPRFIKRKAQQGSMIQGIYRSNFLIYGLPLATGMYGDEAMAAISMLMGIMIPFYNVAAVIILSIHSESGTHKISFKRIMKDIVTNPLILGCFFGLLAGVVNLQLPQFIESPLSQFARIAAPLALFVMGGEFKFKSLKGNISKVIIASMSRLIIVPVIALAIFVMLGFRGVDLAVLISIFATPTAMASYIMAKNMGNDGELSAQIVVLTTACSSVSIFFIIYFLRTWGYL; encoded by the coding sequence ATGGATAACTTTCTATTTTCCTTGAATGTTGTAGCTCCTCTGTTTGTGTTAATGGCTACAGGCTACATCGCACGACTAATAGGTTTTGTAACTTACGACTTCTTAGGACAACTAAACCGTTTTGTATTCAAGTTTTGTCTTCCTATAATGTTATTTCAAGACATACGCTCTTCATATACTGGTGATTTTTCTAATACTCGTCTTATATTTGCGTCTCTTATTGGTGTTAGTGTTGTTATCTTAATATCATTCCTTATCATTCCACGTTTTATTAAAAGGAAAGCGCAGCAAGGCAGTATGATACAAGGCATCTACCGAAGTAATTTCTTAATTTATGGATTGCCTTTAGCTACAGGAATGTATGGAGATGAAGCAATGGCGGCAATATCTATGCTTATGGGCATAATGATACCCTTTTATAATGTAGCTGCAGTAATTATTCTTTCAATACATTCAGAGTCGGGAACACATAAAATATCTTTCAAGAGGATAATGAAAGATATAGTAACTAACCCTCTCATTTTAGGCTGCTTCTTTGGCTTATTGGCAGGAGTAGTAAACTTACAATTACCTCAATTTATAGAATCTCCTCTGTCTCAGTTTGCACGTATAGCAGCACCGTTAGCATTGTTTGTTATGGGAGGAGAGTTTAAGTTTAAAAGCCTAAAAGGTAATATTTCTAAGGTAATTATAGCATCTATGTCGCGACTTATTATAGTTCCTGTAATAGCTCTTGCTATATTTGTAATGCTTGGTTTTAGGGGTGTCGACTTAGCCGTGCTTATAAGTATATTTGCTACACCTACAGCTATGGCAAGTTATATTATGGCAAAGAATATGGGTAACGATGGCGAACTATCGGCTCAAATAGTGGTGTTGACTACGGCTTGTTCGAGTGTTTCTATTTTCTTTATAATATACTTTTTAAGAACTTGGGGGTATTTGTAA
- a CDS encoding hypothetical protein (product_source=Hypo-rule applied; cath_funfam=3.40.50.300; superfamily=50249), with translation MKTINSNLAAKIQEGILECLRSYEVSNEGNLLSDLYLFLDTQTTTLKIFDDLEQQLANVDISGLTTQEDIETEVIDTAKALLKTLQEDDAFDSSFINKPFFISLVDENFSTKEELIFIDDDTIQLGNDIWDALDKDLNDFFDDLMN, from the coding sequence ATGAAAACTATCAATAGCAATTTAGCTGCAAAAATCCAAGAAGGAATCTTAGAATGCCTTCGTTCGTATGAAGTTTCTAATGAGGGTAACCTTTTGTCGGATTTATATCTGTTTTTAGATACTCAAACGACAACTCTAAAGATATTCGACGACTTAGAACAACAACTTGCGAATGTCGATATATCAGGTCTAACAACACAGGAAGATATAGAGACTGAGGTTATAGATACAGCTAAAGCACTTCTTAAAACTTTACAAGAAGACGATGCGTTCGACAGTTCTTTTATTAACAAACCATTCTTTATTAGTTTAGTTGATGAAAACTTTTCCACAAAAGAAGAACTGATATTCATTGATGATGATACAATTCAATTAGGCAACGACATCTGGGACGCTCTTGATAAAGACCTTAATGATTTCTTCGACGATTTGATGAACTGA
- a CDS encoding zinc transport system substrate-binding protein (product_source=KO:K09815; cath_funfam=3.40.50.1980; cleavage_site_network=SignalP-noTM; cog=COG0803; ko=KO:K09815; pfam=PF01297; superfamily=53807) yields MRQLLILALLLSLTSFTYCVKNSVEKENIITVTIEPQRYFAEQIADSLYSIQTMVPPSVSPEDYDPSPKQMIGLAKSVAYFQIGYIGFENAWLDKLKKNNKDVLFFNNGEGISYIHSEHDHSHTGHHHKCSEMGIDPHSWSSPKQAAIIAENMYKAFCDLDSLNAEFYRRNYEQLIQEINELDSLVDGYLTNSSQKNFIIYHPALTYFARDYNLTQYSIEIDGKEPSPEQLKKLIDTAKEKQIKTIFIQEEFDKKNAETIAKETGCTLISINPLSYNWKEEIIKISKALSDE; encoded by the coding sequence ATGAGACAATTATTAATATTAGCACTACTATTATCTCTTACTTCTTTTACTTATTGTGTAAAAAATAGTGTAGAGAAAGAGAATATAATTACGGTAACAATAGAGCCTCAGCGTTATTTTGCCGAACAGATAGCCGATAGTTTATACTCTATTCAAACTATGGTGCCTCCGAGTGTAAGTCCAGAAGATTACGATCCATCACCCAAGCAAATGATTGGTTTGGCAAAAAGCGTGGCTTACTTCCAGATTGGTTATATAGGCTTTGAAAATGCGTGGCTCGACAAACTCAAGAAAAATAATAAAGATGTGTTATTCTTTAACAATGGAGAAGGAATAAGCTATATACATTCTGAACACGACCATAGTCATACTGGTCATCATCACAAATGTTCTGAAATGGGAATAGACCCACACTCTTGGTCGTCTCCAAAACAAGCTGCGATTATAGCAGAGAATATGTATAAAGCTTTTTGTGACTTAGATAGTCTTAACGCCGAATTTTACAGACGTAATTACGAACAACTTATTCAAGAAATAAACGAACTCGACAGCTTGGTAGACGGATATTTAACTAATTCATCTCAAAAGAATTTTATAATATATCACCCTGCTCTTACTTATTTTGCTCGCGACTATAATCTAACTCAATATTCGATAGAGATAGATGGAAAAGAACCTTCGCCCGAACAATTGAAAAAACTTATAGATACGGCAAAAGAGAAACAAATAAAAACAATATTTATTCAAGAGGAGTTCGATAAGAAAAATGCTGAAACTATTGCTAAAGAAACAGGCTGCACGCTAATATCTATCAATCCTTTGTCGTATAACTGGAAGGAAGAGATAATAAAAATATCAAAAGCTTTATCTGATGAATAA
- a CDS encoding tRNA threonylcarbamoyladenosine biosynthesis protein TsaE (product_source=KO:K06925; cath_funfam=3.40.50.300; cog=COG0802; ko=KO:K06925; pfam=PF02367; smart=SM00382; superfamily=52540; tigrfam=TIGR00150) yields MKEIVIKDISKIREAAKEFIDSINGNTIFAFDGKMGAGKTTFIKAICEELGVEDVINSPTFAIVNEYTSSKTGALIYHFDFYRINDLQEAYNIGVEDYFDSGAFCFMEWSENVEPLLPEATVFVRIREQEDGSRQVLFNNFP; encoded by the coding sequence ATGAAAGAGATAGTTATCAAAGATATTTCCAAAATAAGAGAGGCTGCCAAAGAGTTTATCGATTCGATTAACGGCAATACAATATTTGCTTTCGATGGGAAAATGGGAGCAGGCAAAACAACATTCATTAAAGCTATATGCGAAGAATTAGGTGTGGAAGATGTTATAAACAGTCCTACGTTTGCCATAGTAAACGAATACACATCATCTAAAACGGGAGCTTTAATTTATCATTTCGACTTTTACCGAATTAATGATTTACAAGAGGCATACAATATTGGAGTAGAAGACTATTTCGATAGCGGTGCGTTTTGCTTTATGGAATGGTCGGAAAACGTAGAGCCTTTGTTGCCCGAAGCCACAGTGTTTGTTCGCATCAGAGAGCAAGAAGATGGTAGTAGGCAAGTTTTATTTAATAATTTTCCGTAA
- a CDS encoding riboflavin kinase/FMN adenylyltransferase (product_source=KO:K11753; cath_funfam=2.40.30.30,3.40.50.620; cog=COG0196; ko=KO:K11753; pfam=PF01687,PF06574; smart=SM00904; superfamily=52374,82114; tigrfam=TIGR00083) — MKKETIATIGFFDGVHIGHHYLLSQLKTLAKRENIETSLITFPVHPRKVLNKEFQPKLLNTFEEKITKLEATGIDNCYVLDFTKELAEMTACDFMNNILKTELNIKGLLIGYDHKFGKDRAHSYNDYVKFGEQCGIKIYPAKELDLEDLHVSSTVIRNLIEEGEIVKANKLLSYNYFIKGKVIEGNKIGRTIGVPTANLQINSSLKVIPQKGVYAVCVTLNSERYKGMAYIGDRPTVSQQGENRIEVNIFDFNKDIYGEDITIEFVDFVRNDTQFENLDKLKQQLSTDKEYIINQVFK, encoded by the coding sequence ATGAAAAAAGAAACAATAGCAACCATAGGCTTTTTTGATGGTGTTCATATAGGGCATCACTATCTTTTATCTCAGTTAAAGACTCTGGCTAAACGAGAAAACATAGAAACATCTTTAATTACTTTCCCTGTACACCCACGAAAAGTATTGAATAAGGAGTTTCAGCCTAAGCTATTAAATACTTTTGAAGAAAAAATAACTAAACTTGAGGCTACGGGTATTGATAATTGTTATGTGTTAGACTTTACAAAAGAGTTGGCGGAAATGACAGCTTGCGATTTTATGAACAATATTCTTAAAACGGAACTAAATATTAAAGGTTTATTAATTGGCTACGATCATAAATTTGGTAAAGACAGAGCGCACAGCTACAATGACTATGTGAAGTTTGGCGAACAGTGTGGTATAAAAATATATCCTGCTAAAGAGCTCGACCTTGAAGATTTGCACGTTAGCTCTACAGTTATAAGAAATCTTATAGAAGAGGGGGAGATAGTTAAAGCTAATAAATTACTGTCTTATAATTACTTCATTAAAGGAAAGGTTATAGAGGGCAACAAAATAGGGAGAACTATAGGAGTGCCGACTGCTAATTTGCAAATTAATTCAAGCCTGAAAGTTATTCCCCAAAAAGGAGTCTATGCTGTTTGCGTAACACTAAACAGTGAAAGATATAAAGGAATGGCGTATATAGGCGACAGACCAACTGTATCGCAACAAGGCGAAAACAGAATAGAAGTAAATATTTTCGACTTCAACAAAGATATTTATGGAGAAGATATAACTATCGAGTTTGTCGATTTTGTAAGAAATGACACACAATTCGAAAACTTAGATAAACTTAAACAACAGTTAAGCACAGATAAAGAGTATATTATTAATCAGGTATTCAAATAA
- a CDS encoding uncharacterized protein (DUF2141 family) (product_source=COG4704; cog=COG4704; pfam=PF13205; superfamily=117074; transmembrane_helix_parts=Inside_1_11,TMhelix_12_34,Outside_35_630) — translation MHILHFIKRVLFGTIYIALIVCGLYACASIGNPGGGDYDVAPPAFLRSNPEPNKINFDGNKITIWFDEFINISNPNEKVIITPPQLKMPIIKSVGKRITVELRDSLIPNTTYTFDFTDAIIDNNEGNALENFSFAFSTGEIIDSLEVSGLLLNSSNLEPMSKIIVGIHSDLSDSAFINKPFVRTSQTDDRGRFTIKNIAPGTYRLYALKDVNRDFKFDQLGEAIAFYDSLIVPSFTPAVRKDTIWHDTITIDTIIDVPYTRFTPDDIIIRLFEHDNEQQYLSRSSRVDSNKFTMEFNSDIKMPPSITLLDEREIEDNINDWFILQQSPDCKTMTYWITDSMVWQRDTLLLKAEYVQHDTLNNLVSKIDTLRLYQRRKAKQSDNDEITFLDVNVSPAGSINVFDTVKVIFSEPVNSSVIEKINIVQKIDTLWHKVDMPLIQDTLNPLAFYFLPNWPYKHEYQIQIDSAAITSVYGKWNDAKKSIIKTKAVEDYGALFVQITGISNSGFGQLLNSREQVVKESKVIDGELIFVDIQPGRYFLRYILDSNQNMKWDTGNYKDNIQPEEVFYYPTFFDIKKYMEWEQSWNVTALPLERQKPIEITKNKPKEKKAKRDRNEERKNKNTSSQKSLF, via the coding sequence ATGCACATTCTTCATTTCATTAAAAGAGTTCTATTTGGAACTATTTACATTGCATTAATTGTTTGCGGATTATATGCTTGTGCAAGTATTGGCAATCCAGGAGGGGGAGATTACGACGTAGCTCCACCGGCTTTTTTAAGAAGTAACCCTGAGCCAAATAAAATTAACTTCGACGGAAATAAAATAACTATATGGTTCGACGAATTTATTAATATCTCTAACCCTAACGAAAAAGTTATAATAACTCCTCCTCAGCTTAAAATGCCTATTATAAAATCAGTAGGGAAACGTATAACAGTAGAGCTTAGAGATTCGTTAATACCAAACACAACTTATACCTTCGACTTTACCGACGCTATAATCGACAATAATGAAGGTAACGCTTTAGAAAATTTTTCGTTTGCTTTCTCAACAGGCGAAATAATAGACTCTTTAGAAGTTTCGGGACTGTTATTAAACTCTTCAAACCTCGAACCGATGTCTAAAATTATTGTTGGTATACATTCCGATTTAAGCGATTCGGCTTTTATAAACAAACCTTTTGTGCGTACTTCCCAAACTGACGACAGAGGACGCTTTACAATAAAAAATATTGCTCCGGGCACTTATCGCCTTTATGCGTTGAAAGATGTTAATCGCGACTTCAAATTCGATCAATTAGGAGAAGCAATAGCATTCTACGACTCACTAATAGTTCCTTCTTTTACTCCTGCCGTAAGAAAGGATACTATATGGCACGATACTATAACTATAGATACTATTATTGATGTTCCGTATACTCGCTTTACTCCCGACGATATAATTATTCGCTTGTTCGAACACGATAACGAGCAACAATATTTATCTCGAAGCTCAAGAGTTGATAGTAATAAATTTACTATGGAGTTTAATTCCGATATTAAGATGCCCCCCTCAATCACTTTATTAGACGAAAGAGAGATTGAAGATAACATAAACGATTGGTTTATTCTACAGCAATCGCCAGACTGCAAAACAATGACTTATTGGATTACCGACTCTATGGTGTGGCAAAGAGATACGCTGCTCTTAAAAGCCGAATATGTGCAGCACGATACTCTTAATAATTTAGTGAGCAAAATAGATACATTGCGCCTTTACCAAAGAAGAAAGGCTAAACAATCAGACAACGATGAGATAACATTCTTAGATGTTAATGTTTCGCCTGCTGGAAGTATTAATGTTTTCGATACTGTTAAGGTTATATTCTCCGAACCGGTTAATTCTTCGGTAATAGAAAAGATAAACATTGTACAAAAGATAGATACTTTGTGGCATAAAGTTGATATGCCTTTAATACAAGACACTCTAAATCCACTCGCATTCTATTTCTTACCTAATTGGCCATACAAACACGAATATCAAATACAAATAGATTCGGCTGCAATTACAAGTGTTTACGGTAAATGGAACGATGCTAAAAAGAGTATCATAAAAACAAAAGCCGTTGAAGACTATGGCGCATTGTTTGTTCAAATAACAGGAATAAGTAATTCTGGCTTCGGACAGTTATTAAACTCAAGAGAACAGGTTGTTAAAGAGTCGAAAGTTATTGACGGCGAATTAATTTTCGTCGACATTCAACCTGGAAGGTACTTTTTGCGTTATATCCTCGACAGTAATCAGAATATGAAGTGGGATACTGGGAATTATAAAGATAATATACAACCTGAAGAAGTGTTTTATTACCCTACCTTTTTCGATATAAAGAAGTATATGGAATGGGAGCAATCGTGGAATGTAACTGCTCTTCCTCTGGAAAGGCAAAAGCCTATTGAAATTACAAAAAACAAACCGAAAGAGAAGAAAGCTAAAAGGGATAGAAATGAAGAACGTAAAAACAAGAATACATCATCTCAGAAATCGTTATTTTAA
- a CDS encoding putative transport protein (product_source=KO:K07085; cath_funfam=3.30.70.1450; cog=COG2985; ko=KO:K07085; pfam=PF02080,PF06826; superfamily=116726; tigrfam=TIGR01625; transmembrane_helix_parts=Outside_1_12,TMhelix_13_30,Inside_31_34,TMhelix_35_57,Outside_58_71,TMhelix_72_91,Inside_92_97,TMhelix_98_120,Outside_121_159,TMhelix_160_182,Inside_183_377,TMhelix_378_400,Outside_401_409,TMhelix_410_432,Inside_433_438,TMhelix_439_458,Outside_459_472,TMhelix_473_492,Inside_493_498,TMhelix_499_518,Outside_519_532,TMhelix_533_555,Inside_556_556), with amino-acid sequence MNWLVDLFMGDGVAHTVILFAAVIALGIALGKIKVFGISLGITFVLFVGILFGHFGLHVNHDILHFVKEFGLILFVYSVGLQVGPSFFASFKKGGITLNMLAMSIVFLGVITTIVIHYITGVPMQTMVGILSGAVTNTPGLGAAQQAYADMNGGAGDSTIAMGYAVAYPLAVVGIILTIIALKYIFKINAEKESAELNDTSSTDKKIELLSLEITNPSVVGKNLCELHQLIDRKFIISRILHSDNQIEIASSKTILAEHDKLYVATTPDNMEAIVAFLGNKIDMNQEQWDTLDSQLVSRRILITKSGVNGRSIRQLNLRKNFGINITRVNRSGVDLIADPALSLQVGDRVTVVGSEDSIKNVERVLGNQMKRLNEPNLVPIFIGIFLGVLLGSIPFHFPGIPQPVKLGLAGGPLIVAILISIFGPKYHLVTYTTMSANLMLREVGICLFLACVGLGAGDGFVDTIVNQGGLKWVGYGVIITIVPLTIVGIVARTIFKVNYFTLMGLLAGSSTDPPALAFSNASAGNDAPSVGYATVYPLTMFLRVLSAQLLILLFC; translated from the coding sequence ATGAATTGGTTAGTTGATTTATTTATGGGCGATGGAGTTGCTCATACAGTTATACTTTTTGCGGCGGTTATAGCATTAGGAATCGCATTAGGTAAAATTAAAGTTTTCGGAATCTCTCTCGGAATTACATTTGTTCTTTTTGTAGGAATACTTTTCGGGCACTTCGGGCTTCACGTTAACCACGACATCTTACACTTTGTAAAAGAATTCGGTCTTATTTTGTTTGTCTATTCAGTAGGGCTGCAAGTCGGACCAAGTTTCTTTGCCTCTTTTAAGAAAGGTGGTATTACACTTAATATGCTCGCAATGAGCATAGTTTTTTTAGGTGTAATCACAACAATTGTCATTCATTATATAACGGGAGTGCCTATGCAAACAATGGTAGGTATTCTTTCGGGAGCGGTAACTAATACACCTGGATTAGGAGCAGCGCAACAAGCTTACGCCGATATGAACGGAGGTGCTGGAGACTCAACTATTGCTATGGGTTATGCAGTGGCTTATCCTTTGGCTGTTGTGGGTATCATACTAACTATTATTGCGCTTAAGTATATATTCAAAATAAATGCTGAAAAAGAATCGGCAGAACTTAACGATACTTCTTCTACAGATAAAAAGATAGAATTATTGTCGTTAGAAATAACAAATCCTTCGGTGGTTGGTAAAAATCTTTGCGAATTACATCAACTTATCGACCGTAAATTTATTATCTCTCGTATACTTCATTCTGATAATCAAATAGAAATTGCTTCGTCGAAAACAATTCTTGCTGAACACGACAAACTTTACGTAGCTACCACGCCCGACAATATGGAGGCTATCGTTGCGTTTCTGGGTAATAAAATTGATATGAACCAAGAACAATGGGATACTCTTGATTCTCAGTTAGTATCGAGAAGGATATTGATTACAAAATCGGGAGTAAACGGACGTTCTATCAGACAACTTAATCTTCGTAAAAACTTTGGCATAAACATTACTCGTGTTAATCGTTCGGGAGTAGACCTTATTGCCGATCCAGCTCTTAGCCTTCAAGTGGGCGACCGTGTAACTGTTGTTGGTAGCGAAGATTCTATTAAGAATGTAGAGCGAGTACTTGGTAATCAGATGAAGCGATTAAACGAACCCAACCTTGTTCCTATATTTATAGGTATATTTTTAGGGGTATTGCTTGGTAGTATACCTTTCCATTTCCCTGGAATACCACAACCTGTGAAGTTAGGATTGGCTGGAGGTCCGCTTATTGTAGCTATTTTAATAAGTATTTTTGGACCTAAATACCACTTGGTAACATACACAACAATGAGTGCTAACCTTATGCTTCGTGAGGTAGGGATTTGTCTCTTTCTTGCTTGTGTGGGATTAGGGGCAGGTGACGGATTTGTAGACACTATTGTTAATCAAGGCGGATTGAAATGGGTTGGATATGGAGTGATTATAACTATTGTTCCACTAACTATTGTGGGTATTGTAGCGCGAACTATATTCAAAGTGAACTATTTTACACTTATGGGGTTACTTGCAGGTAGCTCTACCGACCCTCCTGCGTTAGCTTTTTCAAACGCTTCGGCAGGGAATGATGCTCCATCTGTGGGTTATGCAACAGTGTATCCGCTAACAATGTTTCTTCGTGTACTTAGCGCTCAGTTGCTGATACTCTTATTCTGCTAA
- a CDS encoding zinc transport system ATP-binding protein (product_source=KO:K09817; cath_funfam=3.40.50.300; cog=COG1121; ko=KO:K09817; pfam=PF00005; smart=SM00382; superfamily=52540): MNKPLLEIKDLSAGYNNNIVIQNVNLVVYENDFLGIIGPNGGGKTTLIKVMVGLIKPTSGNIIFHLKEVKDNIGYMPQISYIDKRFPISVKDVVESGLMSQKGKNKTQKKDMLMQIVQETGIKDFVNKPIGELSGGQLQKVLLARAMVSRPKLLILDEPSTYIDKTFEYQFYELLEDFRKNTAIILVSHDIGTVVSKVKNIACVNETLHYHTGSNLSSTWLDTHCNCQFDIVGHGDIPHRVLKKH; encoded by the coding sequence ATGAATAAGCCTTTGCTTGAAATAAAAGATTTAAGTGCTGGATACAACAACAATATTGTTATCCAGAATGTAAACTTAGTGGTTTATGAAAACGACTTTCTTGGTATTATAGGTCCTAATGGAGGGGGTAAAACTACACTAATAAAGGTTATGGTTGGTTTAATAAAGCCCACTTCTGGTAATATTATTTTCCATCTTAAAGAGGTGAAAGACAATATAGGTTATATGCCACAAATATCGTACATCGACAAAAGATTTCCTATATCAGTAAAAGATGTTGTAGAGTCTGGGCTTATGTCTCAGAAAGGTAAAAACAAGACACAAAAGAAGGATATGCTAATGCAAATCGTTCAGGAAACTGGGATAAAAGACTTTGTAAATAAACCTATAGGCGAACTTTCGGGTGGTCAATTACAAAAGGTACTTCTTGCTCGTGCTATGGTTAGTCGCCCAAAGTTGCTGATATTAGACGAGCCGAGCACTTATATAGATAAAACATTTGAATATCAATTTTATGAACTATTGGAAGATTTTCGCAAGAACACAGCAATTATCTTAGTGTCTCACGATATAGGCACTGTTGTGTCTAAGGTAAAAAACATTGCTTGTGTTAACGAAACGCTACATTACCATACGGGTTCTAATCTTAGTAGCACTTGGTTAGATACACATTGTAATTGTCAGTTCGATATAGTAGGGCATGGCGATATTCCTCACCGAGTATTAAAAAAACATTAA
- a CDS encoding hypothetical protein (product_source=Hypo-rule applied; cath_funfam=2.60.40.60; cleavage_site_network=SignalP-TM; pfam=PF11306; transmembrane_helix_parts=Inside_1_12,TMhelix_13_35,Outside_36_288) has protein sequence MKNVKTRIHHLRNRYFNVSTHTILLVLFLISGVSFVQAQECTSQEGETLKFDIKYKYGLINMKGGTANFKITKDYYEGKITFRSELDFKTTSFFDKIYKMRDTLTSYASLPFLEPIYHKRSVNEGSSHFIEESKFLRFDTNGTDVHVKRIKKGEIVVDSIISTEYSGYDLLNILLHIRNLNYDNLCPGYEERMSTFIGRRKVDILIRYKGETNIEGSKNKKYKALKFNVDITHDVFTESSNAIEIWIGNDNNRLPLRMKAKLKIGAADANLTSYSNLKYPLTSIIEKK, from the coding sequence ATGAAGAACGTAAAAACAAGAATACATCATCTCAGAAATCGTTATTTTAATGTCTCGACACATACAATATTGCTGGTATTATTTTTAATATCAGGTGTTTCTTTTGTGCAAGCTCAAGAGTGTACTTCTCAAGAAGGAGAAACTCTTAAGTTTGATATAAAATATAAATACGGATTGATAAATATGAAAGGGGGAACGGCAAACTTCAAAATAACAAAAGATTATTATGAAGGGAAAATTACCTTTCGCTCTGAGCTTGATTTCAAAACAACTTCTTTCTTTGATAAAATATATAAGATGAGAGATACTCTTACGTCTTATGCTTCGTTGCCCTTTCTCGAACCAATATACCACAAAAGAAGTGTTAATGAGGGAAGTTCGCACTTTATAGAAGAATCTAAGTTTTTGCGTTTTGATACCAATGGAACTGATGTTCACGTTAAGCGAATAAAAAAAGGAGAGATTGTTGTAGATTCTATTATTTCTACCGAATACTCAGGGTACGATCTTCTGAATATATTGCTTCATATCCGAAACTTAAACTACGATAACTTGTGCCCGGGATACGAAGAACGTATGAGTACTTTTATTGGCCGACGAAAAGTAGACATTCTTATTCGTTATAAAGGAGAAACAAATATTGAAGGCTCAAAAAATAAAAAATACAAAGCCTTAAAGTTTAATGTAGATATAACTCACGATGTATTTACCGAGTCGTCTAATGCAATAGAAATATGGATTGGCAACGACAATAATCGTTTACCTCTTAGAATGAAGGCAAAACTTAAGATTGGCGCAGCCGATGCAAACTTAACTTCATACAGCAACCTGAAATATCCACTTACTTCTATCATAGAGAAAAAGTAA